In one window of Arthrobacter pascens DNA:
- a CDS encoding cation:proton antiporter, with the protein MDRLALTLIELGAVVFCLGLLARLAGRIGMSPIPLYLVGGLAFGAGGMVKLEGMQEFAHLSGEIGVILLLLMLGLEYTAAELVTGLRRSWQAGVLDLVLNFLPGAGLAVLLGWGVVGAMVMGGVTYISSSGIAAKVITDLGRIGNRETPVVLSILVFEDLAMALYLPILTATLAGVGFLGGLTTVGISLAVVTLVLMVALRHGHRVSQAVHSENSEVFLLNLLGAALLVAGVASAMQVSAAVGAFMLGIAISGATAHNATRILEPLRDLFAAIFFVAFGLNTDPSTIPPVLGWALVLAVITAATKMVTGIWAAKRAGIARRGRFRAGASLIARGEFSIVIAGLAVASGVVPAELAALATAYVLVMAFLGPVAARYVEPLLQSVTRTAPVPAQA; encoded by the coding sequence ATGGACCGGCTGGCCCTGACCCTCATTGAACTGGGGGCCGTTGTGTTCTGCCTCGGCCTCCTGGCCAGGCTTGCCGGACGGATCGGGATGTCCCCCATTCCCCTGTACCTCGTAGGCGGCCTCGCCTTCGGCGCGGGCGGAATGGTCAAGCTTGAAGGTATGCAGGAGTTCGCACATCTCTCCGGTGAAATCGGCGTGATACTGCTCCTGCTTATGCTCGGCTTGGAATATACGGCGGCGGAACTTGTCACCGGCCTGCGGCGATCGTGGCAGGCGGGCGTTCTTGACCTGGTCCTGAACTTCCTCCCCGGGGCGGGCCTCGCTGTCCTGCTGGGCTGGGGTGTAGTCGGCGCCATGGTGATGGGCGGCGTCACCTACATTTCCTCCTCGGGCATCGCTGCCAAAGTCATCACGGATCTGGGCCGGATCGGCAACCGCGAGACTCCGGTGGTGCTGTCCATCCTGGTGTTTGAAGACCTGGCCATGGCACTTTACCTGCCCATCCTCACTGCAACGCTCGCCGGGGTTGGTTTCCTGGGCGGGCTGACCACGGTGGGGATTTCCTTGGCGGTGGTCACCCTGGTCCTGATGGTGGCGCTCCGGCACGGCCACCGGGTATCCCAGGCCGTGCACAGCGAAAATTCGGAGGTCTTCCTCCTCAACCTGCTGGGAGCCGCCTTGCTGGTCGCCGGGGTAGCCTCGGCCATGCAGGTCTCAGCCGCGGTGGGGGCCTTCATGCTCGGCATCGCCATTTCCGGGGCCACGGCCCATAACGCCACCAGGATCCTGGAGCCGCTGAGGGACCTTTTTGCGGCCATCTTCTTTGTGGCGTTTGGTCTCAACACCGATCCGTCCACCATCCCGCCGGTCCTCGGCTGGGCTCTGGTCCTGGCCGTCATTACGGCCGCCACCAAAATGGTTACCGGCATCTGGGCCGCCAAGCGTGCGGGAATCGCCCGCCGGGGCCGTTTCCGTGCCGGCGCTTCGCTCATTGCCCGCGGCGAGTTTTCCATCGTCATTGCCGGCCTGGCCGTGGCGTCGGGCGTCGTCCCCGCCGAGTTGGCGGCCCTCGCCACCGCCTACGTTCTGGTCATGGCTTTCCTGGGACCGGTGGCTGCCCGCTACGTGGAGCCGCTGCTCCAGTCGGTCACGCGGACGGCCCCTGTGCCCGCACAGGCGTAA
- a CDS encoding cation:proton antiporter regulatory subunit, giving the protein MNVDETDLPGLGRRKDFMTASGRRIGVVELREGQTELFVSTWDDPDTCQASIPLTGDEAATLGNLLGGQHLAMTLTEAHKEIPGIVTRQFSIAPESPFQNQPMGKACIRTRCGVSIVAIMREGEVLPSPGPDAVLHTGDLLVAVGTQEGLDAAADILRNG; this is encoded by the coding sequence ATGAACGTGGACGAGACGGACCTCCCCGGCCTGGGCCGCCGGAAGGATTTCATGACGGCTTCGGGCCGCCGCATCGGCGTAGTGGAGCTGCGTGAAGGCCAGACCGAACTTTTCGTCTCTACGTGGGACGACCCTGATACATGCCAGGCCTCCATTCCCCTCACCGGGGATGAGGCGGCCACCCTGGGCAACCTCCTGGGCGGGCAGCACCTGGCGATGACGCTGACGGAAGCCCACAAGGAGATCCCGGGCATCGTGACGCGGCAGTTTTCCATCGCACCGGAGTCTCCGTTCCAGAACCAGCCGATGGGTAAGGCCTGCATCCGCACCCGTTGCGGTGTCTCGATCGTAGCGATCATGCGTGAAGGCGAGGTGCTCCCGTCGCCGGGACCCGACGCCGTCCTTCACACGGGTGACTTGCTCGTCGCCGTTGGAACACAAGAAGGGCTCGACGCAGCCGCCGATATCCTGCGCAACGGCTGA
- a CDS encoding MFS transporter gives MNTASAPEAMQPSSELEAGNRATSKGRVLAWAAWDWGSAAFNAVMTTFVFTVYLTSKAFGGEDQASAVLGGALAVAGVAIALLAPVTGQRSDNGGRRKLWLGVNTAAVAVLTALCFFVFPRPEFLLLGVSLIALANVFFEFAGVNYNAMLAQVSTPKNIGKVSGFGWGMGYLGGIVALLIVLQLFVQPSFHWFGASTQDSLNIRLVAVFSALWFFIFALPVLFAVPELPRPRQAGQLGFLASYGLLMRRIKAIYATSPHTIYFLLASAVFRDGLAAVFTFGGIIAAGTFGFQLSQVIFFAIFGNVVAAVGAMIGGFLDDRVGPKAVIIGSLSGLLVAGTVILVLGNGDYVFFGTAWPGSTTFWVFGLFLCLFVGPAQSSSRAYLARLAPHGESGELFGLYATTGRAVSFLAPALFTLCIALATPLVAPGEAQRWGILGIMVVLLAGLLVLLPVKSPDKTAIAVVPAV, from the coding sequence ATGAACACTGCGAGCGCTCCTGAGGCAATGCAGCCGTCATCTGAACTCGAGGCCGGGAACCGGGCCACCAGCAAAGGCCGCGTGCTCGCCTGGGCCGCCTGGGACTGGGGATCGGCAGCCTTCAACGCGGTCATGACCACTTTCGTGTTCACGGTGTACCTGACCTCAAAGGCCTTCGGCGGGGAGGACCAGGCATCAGCCGTGCTGGGAGGCGCCCTCGCCGTCGCAGGAGTCGCGATTGCCCTGCTGGCCCCGGTCACAGGACAGCGTTCGGACAACGGGGGACGCCGGAAACTGTGGCTGGGAGTCAACACGGCCGCCGTCGCGGTTCTGACCGCCCTGTGTTTCTTTGTGTTCCCGCGGCCGGAGTTCCTGCTGCTCGGCGTCTCGCTGATTGCCCTGGCCAATGTGTTCTTCGAGTTTGCCGGCGTCAACTACAACGCCATGCTTGCCCAGGTCTCCACCCCGAAGAACATCGGCAAGGTCAGCGGGTTCGGCTGGGGCATGGGCTACCTGGGCGGCATCGTGGCGCTGCTCATCGTGCTGCAGCTCTTCGTCCAGCCCAGCTTCCACTGGTTCGGTGCCTCAACGCAGGACAGCCTCAACATCCGGCTGGTTGCTGTCTTCTCAGCCCTCTGGTTCTTCATCTTCGCCCTGCCCGTCCTGTTCGCGGTTCCCGAGCTTCCGCGGCCCAGGCAGGCCGGACAGCTGGGTTTCCTTGCCTCCTACGGCCTGCTGATGCGCAGGATTAAGGCCATTTACGCCACCAGTCCGCACACTATCTACTTCCTGCTGGCCAGCGCCGTCTTCCGCGACGGTCTCGCGGCCGTGTTCACCTTCGGCGGGATCATCGCCGCCGGGACTTTTGGGTTTCAGCTGTCCCAGGTCATTTTCTTCGCGATCTTCGGCAATGTAGTGGCAGCCGTCGGCGCCATGATCGGCGGGTTCCTGGATGACCGCGTCGGCCCCAAGGCCGTGATCATCGGTTCGCTGAGCGGTCTGCTCGTTGCAGGCACCGTGATCCTGGTACTCGGGAATGGCGACTATGTCTTCTTCGGGACGGCTTGGCCGGGCAGCACCACATTCTGGGTATTCGGCCTGTTCCTGTGCCTCTTCGTGGGCCCGGCCCAGTCGTCGTCGCGGGCTTACCTGGCACGGCTCGCGCCGCACGGCGAGTCCGGCGAGCTCTTTGGCCTGTACGCCACCACGGGACGTGCCGTGAGCTTCCTGGCTCCGGCACTGTTCACCCTCTGCATCGCCCTGGCCACTCCCCTGGTTGCCCCGGGCGAGGCCCAGCGGTGGGGAATCCTGGGCATCATGGTGGTGCTCCTTGCCGGGCTCCTGGTCCTGCTGCCGGTGAAGTCGCCGGATAAGACCGCCATCGCGGTGGTCCCCGCCGTTTAG
- a CDS encoding Na+/H+ antiporter subunit A, which translates to MITVLAVHFTVAAVAPLLFRIWGRNAFYALAAVPGVSFLWLLLQYGAVYSDAGAITDVIPWISTLRIEFAFRLDALAWIMSLLVLGVGCLVLVYCARYFKKEDPDLGGFGAQLLAFAGAMFGLVVADDLLLMFIFWELTTVLSYLLIGFARTRLAARRSALQALMVTTAGGLAMLVGLLMLGFSAGTYRISAILEQGPALVSGPSAAMVGAAVVLILVGAISKSALIPFHFWLPGAMAAPTPVSAYLHAAAMVKAGIYLVARLAPGFAETSSWPPIVLGLGLATMLVGGYRALRQTDIKLILAYGTVSQLGFLIMVVGLGTPDAALAALAMLLAHGLFKATLFLVVGIIDHQSGTRDVRKLSGVFSSSRALGIVAGIGAASMAGVPLMAGFVAKESVLEAFVHHASDGGPWSVALLVGIVLGSVLTFAYSARFMWGAFAVKPGVDRTPFKAIRPSFLAAPAVLSLLSIAYGVWPAPVDVWIQPYAALFAETTPDAGTAAAQAGHLALWHGFTPALTLTAATFGLGLAMHYGRNLVARAQDRVPGWIDGDRAYQYTIGALDDTAVWVTGRTQRGSLYYYLAVILTVAFVLPLAALIAANKPLPAGLYFIDPNSPLQLVAGAGIVIGALAAVKANKRFLAVLMVSVTGYGVALMFALQGAPDLALTQMLVETIILVAFVLAMRSLPAELRDRTGGKYRVVRVIIGLAFGTTMVFAAIQAMGSRVAAPVSLDFPHLAYEGGGGLNIVNVTLVDIRAWDTFGEISVLALAATGVASLIFIRGRGDRIRASSTIAEGTVGRHTGVDPGSRDAAALAISRKFASSTRDAWIVAGRTLAPERRSIIFEVVTRLIFHSLIVFSLYLLLAGHNFPGGGFAGGLTAGLALATRYLAGGRFELREATPISAGTLLGIGLATAAASGVVPLLLGGQVFQSAIIELWLPVFGNIKFVTSTIFDIGVYIVVVGLVLDVLRSLGAEIDEHFEEQATAPPEEQEPQGVPAETTAKGKA; encoded by the coding sequence GTGATCACAGTCCTTGCCGTGCACTTCACGGTGGCTGCTGTGGCGCCTCTCCTGTTCAGGATTTGGGGGCGGAATGCGTTCTACGCGCTGGCGGCGGTGCCTGGGGTGTCTTTCCTGTGGCTGCTGCTCCAGTACGGCGCCGTGTACTCTGACGCCGGCGCCATCACTGACGTGATCCCGTGGATCTCCACGCTCAGGATTGAATTCGCCTTCCGGCTGGACGCCCTGGCCTGGATAATGTCCCTGCTGGTCCTGGGCGTGGGCTGCCTGGTGCTGGTCTACTGCGCGAGGTATTTCAAGAAAGAGGACCCGGACCTGGGCGGCTTCGGAGCCCAGCTGCTGGCTTTCGCCGGCGCCATGTTCGGCCTGGTGGTCGCCGACGACCTCCTCCTGATGTTCATTTTCTGGGAGCTCACCACCGTCTTGTCCTACCTGCTGATCGGCTTCGCCCGGACCAGGCTGGCAGCACGGCGCTCGGCTCTGCAGGCGCTGATGGTCACCACCGCCGGCGGCCTGGCCATGCTGGTGGGGCTCCTCATGCTCGGCTTCAGCGCAGGCACCTACCGGATTTCCGCAATCCTGGAGCAGGGCCCCGCTCTGGTGTCAGGACCTTCCGCCGCCATGGTGGGCGCCGCCGTCGTGCTCATCCTGGTGGGTGCCATCAGCAAGTCCGCGCTGATCCCTTTCCATTTCTGGCTCCCGGGAGCCATGGCCGCCCCGACGCCGGTCAGCGCCTACCTTCACGCCGCGGCGATGGTGAAGGCGGGCATCTACCTTGTGGCCAGGCTTGCGCCGGGGTTCGCGGAGACTTCCTCCTGGCCGCCCATCGTGCTCGGGCTGGGCCTGGCCACCATGCTGGTGGGCGGATACCGGGCACTGCGCCAGACCGACATCAAGCTCATCCTTGCCTACGGGACCGTCAGCCAACTGGGCTTCCTCATCATGGTGGTGGGGCTCGGGACCCCGGACGCCGCACTCGCCGCGCTCGCCATGCTCCTGGCCCACGGTCTGTTCAAGGCCACCCTGTTCCTGGTGGTCGGCATCATCGACCACCAGTCGGGCACGCGTGATGTGCGCAAGCTCTCCGGCGTGTTCAGCTCCTCCCGCGCCCTGGGCATCGTGGCCGGAATCGGGGCCGCTTCCATGGCGGGCGTCCCGCTGATGGCCGGGTTTGTGGCCAAGGAATCGGTGCTGGAGGCCTTCGTCCACCACGCGTCCGACGGCGGGCCGTGGAGCGTTGCGCTGCTGGTGGGGATCGTGCTGGGCTCGGTCCTGACCTTCGCCTACAGCGCCCGTTTCATGTGGGGCGCCTTTGCCGTGAAGCCGGGCGTGGACAGGACCCCGTTCAAAGCCATCAGGCCCTCCTTCCTCGCGGCCCCGGCCGTTCTCAGCCTCCTGAGCATCGCCTACGGCGTCTGGCCGGCTCCCGTCGACGTCTGGATCCAGCCGTACGCCGCCCTGTTCGCCGAAACCACCCCCGACGCCGGGACGGCCGCCGCGCAGGCCGGTCACCTGGCGCTGTGGCACGGCTTCACCCCTGCCTTGACCCTGACGGCTGCCACCTTCGGGCTGGGCCTGGCAATGCACTACGGGCGCAACCTTGTGGCACGGGCCCAGGACCGGGTGCCGGGCTGGATTGACGGTGACCGCGCCTACCAGTACACCATCGGAGCCCTGGACGACACTGCGGTCTGGGTTACCGGCCGCACCCAGCGCGGTTCGCTCTACTATTACCTGGCGGTCATCCTCACCGTCGCGTTCGTGCTCCCCCTGGCAGCCCTGATCGCCGCCAACAAGCCCCTGCCTGCGGGCCTGTACTTCATCGACCCCAACTCGCCGCTCCAACTGGTGGCAGGTGCCGGGATTGTCATCGGCGCCCTCGCGGCGGTGAAGGCCAACAAGCGCTTCCTCGCGGTGCTCATGGTCTCCGTGACGGGCTACGGGGTGGCCCTGATGTTCGCGCTCCAGGGCGCACCGGACCTGGCCCTCACCCAGATGCTGGTGGAAACCATCATCCTGGTTGCCTTTGTCCTGGCCATGCGCAGCCTGCCGGCCGAGCTCCGCGACCGCACCGGCGGCAAGTACCGTGTGGTGCGCGTCATCATCGGACTGGCCTTCGGTACCACCATGGTCTTCGCGGCCATCCAGGCCATGGGTTCGCGCGTGGCGGCGCCCGTGTCCCTGGATTTTCCGCACCTTGCCTACGAGGGCGGCGGCGGGCTCAATATCGTCAACGTGACCCTCGTGGACATCCGGGCCTGGGATACCTTCGGCGAGATCTCCGTCCTGGCCCTGGCCGCTACGGGAGTCGCCAGCCTGATCTTCATCCGCGGCCGCGGAGACCGTATCCGGGCATCCTCCACCATTGCGGAGGGAACAGTAGGCCGGCACACCGGCGTGGACCCGGGCTCACGGGACGCTGCCGCGCTGGCCATCAGCCGCAAGTTTGCCTCGTCCACCCGCGACGCCTGGATTGTGGCGGGACGTACCCTGGCACCTGAACGGCGCTCGATCATTTTTGAAGTCGTGACGCGGCTGATCTTCCACTCCCTGATCGTTTTCTCCCTCTACCTCCTGCTGGCAGGCCACAACTTTCCCGGCGGCGGGTTCGCCGGCGGCCTGACCGCCGGGCTGGCCCTCGCTACCAGGTACCTGGCCGGCGGCCGCTTCGAGTTGCGGGAGGCCACGCCCATCAGCGCAGGGACACTGCTGGGGATCGGACTCGCGACGGCGGCGGCATCGGGCGTGGTGCCCCTCCTGCTGGGCGGGCAGGTGTTCCAGTCCGCCATCATCGAGCTGTGGCTGCCGGTATTCGGCAACATCAAATTCGTCACCTCAACCATCTTCGACATCGGGGTGTACATCGTGGTTGTGGGCCTGGTGCTGGACGTGCTCCGGAGCCTGGGTGCTGAGATCGACGAACACTTCGAAGAACAGGCAACCGCTCCTCCCGAGGAGCAGGAGCCGCAGGGCGTTCCAGCCGAGACCACCGCAAAGGGCAAAGCATGA
- a CDS encoding Na(+)/H(+) antiporter subunit C, which produces MSVNLTLLTVMGALYACGIYLILERSLTRVLLGLMLLANATNLLILATGGYAGLAPFYANDTPAQDYNDPLPQALILTSIVISFAVTAFMLGIIYRTWVLARQDEIQDDMEDRRVAETPSFDAEDDAEIPVETSEFPLTMIGTDGGAVSDRSPSDHAAAGKQEAGEPTITAGARRIPAAEAAAEEQPGSQNVALGPEGGPR; this is translated from the coding sequence ATGAGCGTCAACCTGACCCTCCTCACGGTCATGGGTGCCCTGTACGCCTGCGGCATCTACCTGATCCTTGAACGCAGCCTGACCCGGGTGCTCCTGGGCCTGATGCTCCTGGCCAACGCCACAAACCTGCTGATCCTGGCCACGGGCGGGTATGCCGGGCTGGCGCCCTTCTACGCCAACGACACCCCTGCGCAGGACTACAACGATCCCCTTCCCCAGGCGCTGATCCTGACGTCGATCGTTATCTCCTTCGCGGTGACTGCTTTCATGCTCGGCATCATCTATCGCACCTGGGTCCTTGCCCGGCAGGACGAGATCCAGGACGACATGGAAGACCGCCGCGTCGCCGAAACCCCCAGCTTCGACGCGGAGGACGACGCCGAGATTCCCGTGGAGACATCCGAGTTTCCGCTGACCATGATCGGTACCGACGGTGGTGCGGTATCTGATCGGTCCCCATCTGATCACGCTGCAGCGGGCAAGCAGGAAGCCGGCGAACCAACCATCACCGCCGGCGCCAGGAGGATCCCTGCCGCGGAGGCAGCAGCGGAAGAGCAGCCCGGATCGCAGAACGTCGCTCTTGGCCCGGAAGGAGGTCCGCGGTGA